One window of Alosa sapidissima isolate fAloSap1 chromosome 21, fAloSap1.pri, whole genome shotgun sequence genomic DNA carries:
- the LOC121695341 gene encoding uncharacterized protein LOC121695341, protein MGNTVSCCFRANPGDRQEEGQRLQNVDIKHEVAPRRAADSAVEKSILLYQQEVAAGLVPEDLADTTKIVASKYLDEVTLNLDVPLAKLCTKAVFMEKPETLGCSVNVEAQNVSVEITETTLPMTPVREEVFNTNLPVEHVIEEASSKMVNISLTDIVQANNDKNRTLKDFNLREELCSGDNMNSSLPSATAEKDVQAEIRGSAAKGLSSESLLSDLLEGQETPERSQIPEQDKLVVEAKSEPLGYSDTMPGSTPLMTPSVKKAASAEPQQHLVRSNCSLAEESARCISIGFDIAHPGDHSKEEASSEMVNTTKGLMITSMQPSTKDEDGVDYDDIILHGGISTEETVDDAMLPQEDLATNTPAVKLEDRLVQNPSAEGVVNKAPKGFSLVSEIDAHLDMCGHQSLLDSSKALDDEQDVPLHSSEDERLLTSAMLGTGFPFINAKLAEAISQHRSDSGHSISMEGQPPVSGLDLNSVPTDACARGCAAASAAQDVVFGLSTKSSLGNLLEGLDTPKRSQKKQGVKAKSVPLPKLLAELAELQKVVVSSTGSTDGGLAVNLQDERPGSAGRWSPVSDGSEAWFTCGEDLYYSEEEIEEELARQSVMEMTVPEQDRCSFEPPVGILIHSEREWKEQTTESIIIRNGYAVLSQSFGFVRRVREDNYCALRASLYQTLMSSAQLPDWLQRESFLLIPDELETRYGLIKGWLFPDVCKQTSGIKDDVDLMKHYLSLLRKWWHAAAASPGLEGRRRVCEQLFQGGGDEFGVMEALKLLMLACAVELHAAMERGKDVPIFCWLLFSRYTSSCPRTFLANHLSQVGFSGGMEQVEMCLLGYTLHHTIKVYRLYMANMADFIITHYPDDHIQDWPSVCLVTEDGRHYNVAVGEPACPQEDLSRGPH, encoded by the exons ATGGGGAACACAGTCAGCTGCTGCTTTCGTGCCAATCCTGGTGACCGTCAGGAGGAGGGACAGCGGCTGCAAAATGTGGACATCAAGCATGAAGTGGCACCTCGTCGGGCAGCAGATTCTGCGGTGGAAAAGAGCATTCTCCTATATCAACAAGAGGTAGCTGCAGGACTGGTGCCAGAGGATTTAGCAGATACCACCAAGATTGTGGCCTCTAAATATCTCGATGAGGTGACTCTTAATCTTGATGTGCCCCTTGCAAAGCTTTGCACAAAGGCTGTTTTTATGGAGAAGCCTGAGACCCTGGGCTGCTCAGTCAATGTAGAGGCTCAGAATGTTTCAGTTGAAATAACAGAAACTACTCTGCCGATGACACCTGTGAGGGAGGAAGTATTTAATACCAACCTTCCAGTGGAGCATGTAATAGAGGAGGCTTCCTCGAAGATGGTAAATATCAGTCTTACTGACATTGTGCAAGCtaacaatgacaaaaataggACTCTAAAGGATTTTAACCTCAGAGAGGAGCTCTGCAGTGGTGACAACATGAACAGCAGCCTCCCCTCAGCTACAGCTGAAAAAGATGTACAGGCTGAGATTAG agGCTCTGCTGCTAAAGGCCTGAGCTCTGAGTCTTTACTGAGTGACCTGTTGGAGGGACAAGAGACCCCAGAGAGATCCCAGATTCCCGAACAGGATAAGTTAGTAGTGGAAGCAAAGAGTGAGCCTCTCGGCTACTCTGACACGATGCCTGGATCTACACCTCTGATGACACCATCAGTGAAGAAGGCAGCATCTGCTGAACCTCAGCAGCATCTTGTGAGATCAAATTGTTCCCTTGCAGAGGAATCAGCCAGATGCATTTCTATTGGATTTGACATCGCCCATCCAGGAGACCATTCAAAAGAGGAGGCTTCCTCTGAGATGGTAAACACTACCAAAGGCTTAATGATAACATCTATGCAACCATCTACCAAGGATGAGGATGGAGTCGACTATGATGACATTATCTTGCATGGCGGTATATCGACCGAGGAGACTGTTGATGATGCAATGCTTCCCCAAGAGGACCTTGCCACCAATACACCAGCTGTAAAGCTGGAGGACCGGCTGGTTCAGAATCCCTCGGCTGAGGGCGTGGTGAATAAGGCTCCAAAGGGGTTTTCTCTGGTCAGTGAGATTGATGCCCATCTGGACATGTGTGGACACCAGTCACTGCTAGACTCCTCCAAAGCCCTGGATGATGAACAGGACGTccctctgcatagcagtgaGGATGAGCGGCTGCTCACCTCCGCCATGCTTGGCACAGGTTTCCCCTTCATAAATGCTAAGCTTGCTGAGGCTATCTCGCAGCATAGGAGTGATAGTGGTCACTCGATCAGCATGGAGGGACAGCCACCCGTTAGTGGCCTTGATCTCAACTCTGTTCCCACTGATGCTTGTGCAAG AGGCTGTGCTGCAGCCTCTGCTGCCCAAGATGTGGTGTTTGGCCTGAGCACTAAGTCTTCACTGGGCAACCTGTTGGAGGGGCTAGATACTCCGAAGAGATCCCAGAAAAAGCAAGGCGTGAAGGCAAAGAGTGTACCCCTTCCAAAGTTGCTTGCTGAACTTGCTGAACTTCAGAAGGTTGTGGTGAGCTCAACTGGTTCCACTGACGGAGGGCTGGCTGTAAATCTCCAGGATGAGAGACCTGGAAGTGCTGGCAGGTGGAGCCCAGTGTCAGATGGGAGTGAGGCTTGGTTTACTTG TGGCGAAGATCTCTATTATAGTGAGGAGGAGATTGAGGAAGAGCTGGCGAGGCAAAGTGTCATGGAAATGACTG TTCCAGAACAGGACCGATGCAGCTTTGAGCCGCCCGTTGGCATTTTAATTCACAGCGAGAGGGAATGGAAAGAGCAGACCACCGAAAGCATAATCATTAGAAAC GGCTACGCTGTGCTCTCCCAGAGCTTTGGATTCGTCCGGCGGGTAAGGGAAGACAACTACTGTGCCCTGCGAGCCTCCCTGTACCAGACACTGATGAGCTCTGCCCAACTTCCTGACTGGCTCCAGCGGGAGAGTTTCTTATTG ATCCCTGATGAGCTTGAGACTCGTTACGGTCTGATTAAAGGCTGGTTGTTTCCTGACGTTTGCAAGCAGACAAGTGGGATCAAAGATGATGTGGATCTTATGAAACACTATCTGAGCCTTCTCCGGAAATGG TGGCACGCGGCGGCAGCCTCTCCTGGGCTCGAGGGTCgcagacgtgtgtgtgagcagctcttCCAAGGCGGAGGAGACGAGTTTGGTGTCATGGAGGCACTCAAGCTCCTGATGCTAGCCTGTGCCGTGGAATTGCACGCCGCCATGGAGAGGGGCAAAGACGTGCCAATCTTCTGCTGGCTGCTATTCTCCCGCTACACCTCCTCGTGCCCGCGCACGTTCCTGGCCAACCACCTGAGCCAGGTTGGCTTCAGTGGAGGCATGGAGCAG GTGGAGATGTGTCTCCTGGGTtacacactgcaccacaccatCAAGGTTTACCGCCTTTACATGGCCAACATGGCGGACTTCATTATCACTCATTACCCGGATGATCACATTCAGGACTGGCCCTCTGTCTGCCTGGTAACCGAGGATGGCCGACATTATAACGTGGCAGTTGGCGAACCCGCCTGTCCTCAGGAGGACCTTTCCAGAGGACCTCACTGA
- the LOC121695340 gene encoding uncharacterized protein LOC121695340 isoform X2: MGNTVSCCFRANPGDRQEEGQRLQNVDIKHEVAPRRAADSAVEKSILLYQQEVAAGLVPEDLADTTKIVASKYLDEVTLNLDVPLAKLCTKAVFMEKPETLGCSVNVEAQNVSVEITETTLPMTPVREEVFNTNLPVEHVIEEASSKMVNISLTDIVQANNDKNRTLKDFNLREELCSGDNVNSSLPSATAEKDVQAEIRGYAAKGLSSESLLSDLLEGQETPERSQIPEQDKLVVEAKSEPLGYSDTMPGSTPLMTPSVKKAASAEPQQHLVRSNCSLAEESARCISIGFDIAHPGDHSKEEASSEMVNTTKGLMITSMQPSTKDEDGVDYDDIILHGGISTEETVDDAMLPQEDLATNTPAVKLEDRLVQNPSAEGVVNKAPKGFSLVSEIDAHLDMCGHQSLLDSSKALDDEQDVPLHSSEDERLLTSAMLGTGFPFINAKLAEAISQHRSDSGHSISMEGQPPVSGLDLNSVPTDACARGCAAASAAQDVVFGLSTKSSLGNLLEGLDTPKRSQKKQGVKAKSVPLPKLLAELAELQKVVVSSTGSTDGGLAVNLQDERPGSAGRWSPVSDGSEAWFTCGENLYYSEEEIEEELARQSVMEMTVPEQDRCSFEPPVGILIHSEREWKEQTTESIIIRNGYAVLSQSFGFVRRVREDNYCALRASLYQTLMSSAQLPDWLQRESFLLIPDELETRYGLIKGWLFPDVCKQTSGIKDDVDLMKHYLSLLRKWWHAAAASPGLEGRRRVCEQLFQGGGDEFGVMEALKLLMLACAVELHAAMERGKDVPIFCWLLFSRYTSSCPRTFLANHLSQVGFSGGMEQVEMCLLGYTLHHTIKVYRLYMANMADFIITHYPDDHIQDWPSVCLVTEDGRHYNVAVGEPACPQEDLSRGPH, translated from the exons ATGGGGAACACAGTCAGCTGCTGCTTTCGTGCCAATCCTGGTGACCGTCAGGAGGAGGGACAGCGGCTGCAAAATGTGGACATCAAGCATGAAGTGGCACCTCGTCGGGCAGCAGATTCTGCGGTGGAAAAGAGCATTCTCCTATATCAACAAGAGGTAGCTGCAGGACTGGTGCCAGAGGATTTGGCAGATACCACCAAGATTGTGGCCTCTAAATATCTCGATGAGGTGACTCTTAATCTTGATGTGCCCCTTGCAAAGCTTTGCACAAAGGCTGTTTTTATGGAGAAGCCTGAGACCCTGGGCTGCTCAGTCAATGTAGAGGCTCAGAATGTTTCAGTTGAAATAACAGAAACTACTCTGCCGATGACACCTGTGAGGGAGGAAGTATTTAATACCAACCTTCCAGTGGAGCATGTAATAGAGGAGGCTTCCTCGAAGATGGTAAATATCAGTCTTACTGACATTGTGCAAGCtaacaatgacaaaaataggACTCTAAAGGATTTTAACCTCAGAGAGGAGCTCTGCAGTGGTGACAACGTGAACAGCAGCCTCCCCTCAGCTACAGCTGAAAAAGATGTACAGGCTGAGATTAG agGCTATGCTGCTAAAGGCCTGAGCTCTGAGTCTTTACTGAGTGACCTGTTGGAGGGACAAGAGACCCCAGAGAGATCCCAGATTCCCGAACAGGATAAGTTAGTAGTGGAAGCAAAGAGTGAGCCTCTCGGCTACTCTGACACGATGCCTGGATCTACACCTCTGATGACACCATCAGTGAAGAAGGCAGCATCTGCTGAACCTCAGCAGCATCTTGTGAGATCAAATTGTTCCCTTGCAGAGGAATCAGCCAGATGCATTTCTATTGGATTTGACATCGCCCATCCAGGAGACCATTCAAAAGAGGAGGCTTCCTCTGAGATGGTAAACACTACCAAAGGCTTAATGATAACATCTATGCAACCATCTACCAAGGATGAGGATGGAGTCGACTATGATGACATTATCTTGCATGGCGGTATATCGACCGAGGAGACTGTTGATGATGCAATGCTTCCCCAAGAGGACCTTGCCACCAATACACCAGCTGTAAAGCTGGAGGACCGGCTGGTTCAGAATCCCTCGGCTGAGGGCGTGGTGAATAAGGCTCCAAAGGGGTTTTCTCTGGTCAGTGAGATTGATGCCCATCTGGACATGTGTGGACACCAGTCACTGCTAGACTCCTCCAAAGCCCTGGATGATGAACAGGACGTccctctgcatagcagtgaGGATGAGCGGCTGCTCACCTCCGCCATGCTTGGCACAGGTTTCCCCTTCATAAATGCTAAGCTTGCTGAGGCTATCTCGCAGCATAGGAGTGATAGTGGTCACTCGATCAGCATGGAGGGACAGCCACCCGTTAGTGGCCTTGATCTCAACTCTGTTCCCACTGATGCTTGTGCAAG AGGCTGTGCTGCAGCCTCTGCTGCCCAAGATGTGGTGTTTGGCCTGAGCACTAAGTCTTCACTGGGCAACCTGTTGGAGGGGCTAGATACTCCGAAGAGATCCCAGAAAAAGCAAGGCGTGAAGGCAAAGAGTGTACCCCTTCCAAAGTTGCTTGCTGAACTTGCTGAACTTCAGAAGGTTGTGGTGAGCTCAACTGGTTCCACTGACGGAGGGCTGGCTGTAAATCTCCAGGATGAGAGACCTGGAAGTGCTGGCAGGTGGAGCCCAGTGTCAGATGGGAGTGAGGCTTGGTTTACTTG TGGCGAAAATCTCTATTATAGTGAGGAGGAGATTGAGGAAGAGCTGGCGAGGCAAAGTGTCATGGAAATGACTG TTCCAGAACAGGACCGATGCAGCTTTGAGCCGCCCGTTGGCATTTTAATTCACAGCGAGAGGGAATGGAAAGAGCAGACCACCGAAAGCATAATCATTAGAAAC GGCTACGCTGTGCTCTCCCAGAGCTTTGGATTCGTCCGGCGGGTAAGGGAAGACAACTACTGTGCCCTGCGAGCCTCCCTGTACCAGACACTGATGAGCTCTGCCCAACTTCCTGACTGGCTCCAGCGGGAGAGTTTCTTATTG ATCCCTGATGAGCTTGAGACTCGTTACGGTCTGATTAAAGGCTGGTTGTTTCCTGACGTTTGCAAGCAGACAAGTGGGATCAAAGATGATGTGGATCTTATGAAACACTATCTGAGCCTTCTCCGGAAATGG TGGCATGCGGCGGCAGCCTCTCCTGGGCTCGAGGGTCgcagacgtgtgtgtgagcagctcttCCAAGGCGGAGGAGACGAGTTTGGTGTCATGGAGGCACTCAAGCTCCTGATGCTAGCCTGTGCCGTGGAATTGCACGCCGCCATGGAGAGGGGCAAAGACGTGCCAATCTTCTGCTGGCTGCTATTCTCCCGCTACACCTCCTCGTGCCCGCGCACGTTCCTGGCCAACCACCTGAGCCAGGTTGGCTTCAGTGGAGGCATGGAGCAG GTGGAGATGTGTCTCCTGGGTtacacactgcaccacaccatCAAGGTTTACCGCCTTTACATGGCCAACATGGCGGACTTCATTATCACTCATTACCCGGATGATCACATTCAGGACTGGCCCTCTGTCTGCCTGGTAACCGAGGATGGCCGACATTATAACGTGGCAGTTGGCGAACCCGCCTGTCCTCAGGAGGACCTTTCCAGAGGACCTCACTGA